A single genomic interval of Anopheles darlingi chromosome X, idAnoDarlMG_H_01, whole genome shotgun sequence harbors:
- the LOC125953395 gene encoding uncharacterized protein LOC125953395 isoform X2, whose amino-acid sequence MASTNQNQPIEMLTLEPAQTPYMTDGTIAAPLHPAVYCDKDADRSTAWLARGDTTPNTTPVSTVLHSPEPATMAELEAKIRFQARHQIQVGRSPVGSGNGASASTGGVGGVGDCRGDGSGGNGGGHNGSSDSTTASSPVLHMLGTVGIGSATFGGGSYEQYSHIQRAHPSQQHQPRYASQSLLSDGEIVVFDDIEANWPLGAGCANDDDIELALVMADSHRRSGSAIREQSPRRTTPHDAGQSKHQTIIGGLTIAEYDGSPRRFGSVYSNDYPPSDGLIFYKAACGMARPGFPKRISREPEHTHPDTDGRAELDSRRSKLIDLDIDHEASSYGQVTMNGSDSNDVAFDLHTKYYSQQQQQQAVHQHQQHQVEEEHLQQGSNLNLHDFALSPETDYASSCGVDLTLEAALHYASNDYGSSHKAYTTTAGGVLDCGTTKDVLTAAEYGRMCNSMPILEDGLSSGHASDSEGNGQQSGTLGVAASQADTAQISSMYPVAPASSGTSPAEVSSGFHPGGATVLTDDVQQALNDIKLTLRKTKTLPSLSLQDSAQRCDSGSATNLDGSPIWVLRSLTESESNELIERDTVHDDAASAARLLNVADEEETDTDLETDRLLGHQQHVGADLPAADGESAVSLATIKRNHTAIRADTGACIAGNIPIDSLPEIESKGRHKTREVLIEGVLFRARYLGSTQLVCEGQPTKSTRMMQAEEAVSRIKAPEGESQPSTEVDLFISTEKIMVLNTDLKEIMMDHALRTISYIADIGQLVVLMARRRFVGHESTAATAPGSAAAASEPTANESSRAGGSGAEGIGPTTCTGPDTPKKRLSAGFGGGGGGVRTNRTPKMICHVFESEEAQFIAQSIGQAFQVAYMEFLKANGIEDHSFMKEMDYQEVLNSQEIFGDELEIFAKKELQKEVVVPKAKGEILGVVIVESGWGSMLPTVVIANLASTGAAARCGQLNIGDQIIAINGLSLVGLPLSTCQTYIKNTKNQTAVKFTVVPCAPVVEVKIKRPNTKYQLGFSVQNGVICSLLRGGIAERGGVRVGHRIIEINNQSVVAVPHEKIVNLLATSVGEILMKTMPTSMFRLLTGQENPIYI is encoded by the exons ATGGCCAGCACAAACCAGAACCAACCGATAGAGATGCTAACGCTAGAACCGGCGCAGACACCATACATGACCGACGGTACGATAGCAGCTCCGCTGCATCCAGCCGTGTACTGCGACAAGGATGCGGATCGGTCTACGGCATGGCTGGCACGCGGCGATACGACCCCAAATACGACCCCGGTCAGTACGGTGTTGCACTCGCCTGAACCGGCTACCATGGCTGAACTCGAGGCAAAGATACGCTTCCAGGCACGCCACCAGATTCAGGTTGGTCGTAGCCCGGTCGGTAGCGGCAATGGCGCTAGTGCTAGCACCGGTGGCGTCGGCGGTGTCGGCGACTGCCGTGGTGACGGTAGCGGCGGTAATGGCGGTGGgcacaacggcagcagtgACTCGACGACCGCATCCAGCCCGGTACTGCACATGCTGGGTACCGTGGGTATCGGAAGTGCGACATTCGGCGGTGGGTCGTACGAGCAATACTCGCACATCCAACGGGCGCACCCCAGTCAGCAACATCAACCCCGATACGCCTCACAATCGTTGCTATCCGACGGTGAGATTGTCGTGTTCGACGATATCGAGGCGAACTGGCCGTTGGGAGCGGGCtgcgcaaatgatgatgatatcgaGCTGGCGCTGGTTATGGCCGATAGTCATCGCCGATCGGGCAGTGCGATACGGGAGCAGAGCCCCAGGCGTACGACCCCGCACGACGCTGGCCAATCGAAACACCAAACCATCATCG GGGGGCTTACGATCGCCGAGTACGATGGTTCACCGAGGCGCTTCGGTAGCGTCTACTCTAACGATTACCCGCCCTCGGATGGTCTCATCTTTTACAAGGCGGCCTGCGGTATGGCGCGACCCGGTTTTCCGAAGCGGATTAGCCGGGAACCCGAACATACCCACCCCGATACAGATGGACGAGCCGAGCTTGATTCGCGCCGGTCGAAGCTGATTGATTTGGATATTGACCACGAAGCGAGCAGCTACGGTCAAGTAACCATGAATG GCAGTGATTCAAATGATGTTGCGTTTGACCTACATACCAAATACTatagccagcagcaacagcagcaggcggtacaccagcaccagcagcaccaagtaGAGGAGGAACACCTGCAACAGGGAAGCAATCTGAATCTTCACGACTTTGCGCTCTCGCCAGAGACGGACTACGCTTCGAGCTGCGGCGTGGATCTTACCCTCGAAGCAGCGCTACATTACGCTTCTAACGATTATG GAAGCTCGCATAAAGCATACACTACTACGGCCGGCGGTGTGTTGGATTGTGGTACTACCAAGGATGTCCTCACGGCGGCCGAGTACGGGCGAATGTGCAATAGTATGCCGATCCTGGAGGACGGGCTATCCAGTGGCCATGCGTCCGATTCGGAGGGCAATGGCCAACAAAGCGGTACATTGGGAGTCGCCGCCAGTCAGGCCGATACGGCCCAGATAAGCTCAATGTACCCAGTGGCCCCAGCATCATCCGGTACGAGTCCAGCCGAGGTGTCCAGCGGATTTCATCCCGGTGGCGCAACCGTCCTAACGGATGACGTGCAGCAGGCCCTCAACGACATCAAGCTCACACtgcgaaaaaccaaaacactgCCCTCCCTGTCCCTGCAGGATAGTGCTCAGCGATGCGATTCTGGTTCTGCGACCAACCTCGATGGCTCACCGATCTGGGTGCTCAG GTCGTTAACGGAGTCGGAATCGAATGAGCTGATCGAACGTGACACCGTACACGATGATGCAGCGAGCGCTGCCCGGCTACTGAATGTCGCCGACGAGGAGGAAACCGACACCGACCTAGAGACTGACCGACTACTGGGCCATCAGCAACATGTCGGTGCCGATCTTCCGGCCGCTGATGGGGAATCAGCGGTGTCACTAGCAACGATCAAGCGCAATCACACGGCTATAAGGGCCGACACCGGTGCATGCATTGCTGGCAACATTCCGATTGACAGTCTTCCA gaaatcgaaagcaaaggAAGGCATAAAACAAGAGAAG TCCTGATCGAAGGCGTCCTGTTCCGAGCCCGATATCTAGGATCAACGCAGCTGGTGTGCGAGGGCCAACCAACGAAGTCGACCCGCATGATGCAGGCCGAGGAAGCGGTCTCCCGAATAAAG GCACCGGAAGGGGAATCGCAACCGAGCACCGAAGTGGATCTGTTCATCTCGACGGAGAAGATTATGGTGCTGAATACGGACCTGAAGGAGATCATGATGGACCACGCGCTGCGTACGATCTCGTACATCGCCGACATCGGTCaattggtggtgctgatggcgCGTCGACGATTCGTGGGCCACGAGTCGACGGCTGCGACGGCGCCCGGgtcagcagccgcagccagcGAACCTACGGCCAACGAAAGCAGCAGAgcgggtggtagtggtgcggaAGGAATCGGTCCAACCACCTGCACCGGGCCTGATACTCCAAAGAAACGATTGTCTGCtggcttcggtggtggtggtggtggtgtacgcaCCAACCGTACGCCCAAAATGATTTGCCACGTGTTCGAGAGCGAGGAAGCGCAGTTCATCGCGCAGAGCATCGGCCAAGCGTTTCAGGTGGCCTACATGGAGTTCCTGAAGGCGAACGGAATTGAGGACCACAGCTTCATGAAGGAGATGGACTACCAGGAGGTGCTGAACAGCCAGGAGATCTTCGGTGACGAGCTGGAGATCTTCGCCAAGAAGGAGCTGCAgaaagaggtggtggtgccgaaggCGAAAGGCGAGATCCTGGGCGTGGTGATCGTCGAGTCCGGCTGGGGCTCGATGCTGCCGACGGTGGTGATCGCTAACCTCGCGTCGACCGGGGCGGCTGCCCGCTGCGGCCAGCTTAATATCGGCGATCAGATCATTGCGATCAACGGGCTGAGCCTTGTCGGGTTGCCGCTTTCTACTTGTCAGACCTACAttaaaaacacgaaaaaccaAACGGCCGTCAAGTTCACCGTCGTCCCGTGcgcaccggtggtggaagTAAAGATTAAGCGGCCCAATACTAAGTACCAGCTAGGCTTTAGTGTGCAGAATGGAGTG ATTTGCAGCCTGCTCCGGGGTGGTATCGCTGAACGGGGTGGTGTCCGGGTCGGTCATCGAATAATCGAAATCAATAACCAAAGTGTCGTCGCTGTGCCGCATGAGAAGATTGTAAACTTGCTCGCCACCTCCGTCGGTGAA ATTCTGATGAAGACCATGCCCACGTCAATGTTTCGTCTGCTAACCGGTCAAGAAAATCCAATCTACATCTAG
- the LOC125953395 gene encoding uncharacterized protein LOC125953395 isoform X1, whose translation MASTNQNQPIEMLTLEPAQTPYMTDGTIAAPLHPAVYCDKDADRSTAWLARGDTTPNTTPVSTVLHSPEPATMAELEAKIRFQARHQIQVGRSPVGSGNGASASTGGVGGVGDCRGDGSGGNGGGHNGSSDSTTASSPVLHMLGTVGIGSATFGGGSYEQYSHIQRAHPSQQHQPRYASQSLLSDGEIVVFDDIEANWPLGAGCANDDDIELALVMADSHRRSGSAIREQSPRRTTPHDAGQSKHQTIIGGLTIAEYDGSPRRFGSVYSNDYPPSDGLIFYKAACGMARPGFPKRISREPEHTHPDTDGRAELDSRRSKLIDLDIDHEASSYGQVTMNGSDSNDVAFDLHTKYYSQQQQQQAVHQHQQHQVEEEHLQQGSNLNLHDFALSPETDYASSCGVDLTLEAALHYASNDYGSSHKAYTTTAGGVLDCGTTKDVLTAAEYGRMCNSMPILEDGLSSGHASDSEGNGQQSGTLGVAASQADTAQISSMYPVAPASSGTSPAEVSSGFHPGGATVLTDDVQQALNDIKLTLRKTKTLPSLSLQDSAQRCDSGSATNLDGSPIWVLRSLTESESNELIERDTVHDDAASAARLLNVADEEETDTDLETDRLLGHQQHVGADLPAADGESAVSLATIKRNHTAIRADTGACIAGNIPIDSLPEIESKGRHKTREGLLDPAVLIEGVLFRARYLGSTQLVCEGQPTKSTRMMQAEEAVSRIKAPEGESQPSTEVDLFISTEKIMVLNTDLKEIMMDHALRTISYIADIGQLVVLMARRRFVGHESTAATAPGSAAAASEPTANESSRAGGSGAEGIGPTTCTGPDTPKKRLSAGFGGGGGGVRTNRTPKMICHVFESEEAQFIAQSIGQAFQVAYMEFLKANGIEDHSFMKEMDYQEVLNSQEIFGDELEIFAKKELQKEVVVPKAKGEILGVVIVESGWGSMLPTVVIANLASTGAAARCGQLNIGDQIIAINGLSLVGLPLSTCQTYIKNTKNQTAVKFTVVPCAPVVEVKIKRPNTKYQLGFSVQNGVICSLLRGGIAERGGVRVGHRIIEINNQSVVAVPHEKIVNLLATSVGEILMKTMPTSMFRLLTGQENPIYI comes from the exons ATGGCCAGCACAAACCAGAACCAACCGATAGAGATGCTAACGCTAGAACCGGCGCAGACACCATACATGACCGACGGTACGATAGCAGCTCCGCTGCATCCAGCCGTGTACTGCGACAAGGATGCGGATCGGTCTACGGCATGGCTGGCACGCGGCGATACGACCCCAAATACGACCCCGGTCAGTACGGTGTTGCACTCGCCTGAACCGGCTACCATGGCTGAACTCGAGGCAAAGATACGCTTCCAGGCACGCCACCAGATTCAGGTTGGTCGTAGCCCGGTCGGTAGCGGCAATGGCGCTAGTGCTAGCACCGGTGGCGTCGGCGGTGTCGGCGACTGCCGTGGTGACGGTAGCGGCGGTAATGGCGGTGGgcacaacggcagcagtgACTCGACGACCGCATCCAGCCCGGTACTGCACATGCTGGGTACCGTGGGTATCGGAAGTGCGACATTCGGCGGTGGGTCGTACGAGCAATACTCGCACATCCAACGGGCGCACCCCAGTCAGCAACATCAACCCCGATACGCCTCACAATCGTTGCTATCCGACGGTGAGATTGTCGTGTTCGACGATATCGAGGCGAACTGGCCGTTGGGAGCGGGCtgcgcaaatgatgatgatatcgaGCTGGCGCTGGTTATGGCCGATAGTCATCGCCGATCGGGCAGTGCGATACGGGAGCAGAGCCCCAGGCGTACGACCCCGCACGACGCTGGCCAATCGAAACACCAAACCATCATCG GGGGGCTTACGATCGCCGAGTACGATGGTTCACCGAGGCGCTTCGGTAGCGTCTACTCTAACGATTACCCGCCCTCGGATGGTCTCATCTTTTACAAGGCGGCCTGCGGTATGGCGCGACCCGGTTTTCCGAAGCGGATTAGCCGGGAACCCGAACATACCCACCCCGATACAGATGGACGAGCCGAGCTTGATTCGCGCCGGTCGAAGCTGATTGATTTGGATATTGACCACGAAGCGAGCAGCTACGGTCAAGTAACCATGAATG GCAGTGATTCAAATGATGTTGCGTTTGACCTACATACCAAATACTatagccagcagcaacagcagcaggcggtacaccagcaccagcagcaccaagtaGAGGAGGAACACCTGCAACAGGGAAGCAATCTGAATCTTCACGACTTTGCGCTCTCGCCAGAGACGGACTACGCTTCGAGCTGCGGCGTGGATCTTACCCTCGAAGCAGCGCTACATTACGCTTCTAACGATTATG GAAGCTCGCATAAAGCATACACTACTACGGCCGGCGGTGTGTTGGATTGTGGTACTACCAAGGATGTCCTCACGGCGGCCGAGTACGGGCGAATGTGCAATAGTATGCCGATCCTGGAGGACGGGCTATCCAGTGGCCATGCGTCCGATTCGGAGGGCAATGGCCAACAAAGCGGTACATTGGGAGTCGCCGCCAGTCAGGCCGATACGGCCCAGATAAGCTCAATGTACCCAGTGGCCCCAGCATCATCCGGTACGAGTCCAGCCGAGGTGTCCAGCGGATTTCATCCCGGTGGCGCAACCGTCCTAACGGATGACGTGCAGCAGGCCCTCAACGACATCAAGCTCACACtgcgaaaaaccaaaacactgCCCTCCCTGTCCCTGCAGGATAGTGCTCAGCGATGCGATTCTGGTTCTGCGACCAACCTCGATGGCTCACCGATCTGGGTGCTCAG GTCGTTAACGGAGTCGGAATCGAATGAGCTGATCGAACGTGACACCGTACACGATGATGCAGCGAGCGCTGCCCGGCTACTGAATGTCGCCGACGAGGAGGAAACCGACACCGACCTAGAGACTGACCGACTACTGGGCCATCAGCAACATGTCGGTGCCGATCTTCCGGCCGCTGATGGGGAATCAGCGGTGTCACTAGCAACGATCAAGCGCAATCACACGGCTATAAGGGCCGACACCGGTGCATGCATTGCTGGCAACATTCCGATTGACAGTCTTCCA gaaatcgaaagcaaaggAAGGCATAAAACAAGAGAAG GCCTCCTGGATCCGGCAGTCCTGATCGAAGGCGTCCTGTTCCGAGCCCGATATCTAGGATCAACGCAGCTGGTGTGCGAGGGCCAACCAACGAAGTCGACCCGCATGATGCAGGCCGAGGAAGCGGTCTCCCGAATAAAG GCACCGGAAGGGGAATCGCAACCGAGCACCGAAGTGGATCTGTTCATCTCGACGGAGAAGATTATGGTGCTGAATACGGACCTGAAGGAGATCATGATGGACCACGCGCTGCGTACGATCTCGTACATCGCCGACATCGGTCaattggtggtgctgatggcgCGTCGACGATTCGTGGGCCACGAGTCGACGGCTGCGACGGCGCCCGGgtcagcagccgcagccagcGAACCTACGGCCAACGAAAGCAGCAGAgcgggtggtagtggtgcggaAGGAATCGGTCCAACCACCTGCACCGGGCCTGATACTCCAAAGAAACGATTGTCTGCtggcttcggtggtggtggtggtggtgtacgcaCCAACCGTACGCCCAAAATGATTTGCCACGTGTTCGAGAGCGAGGAAGCGCAGTTCATCGCGCAGAGCATCGGCCAAGCGTTTCAGGTGGCCTACATGGAGTTCCTGAAGGCGAACGGAATTGAGGACCACAGCTTCATGAAGGAGATGGACTACCAGGAGGTGCTGAACAGCCAGGAGATCTTCGGTGACGAGCTGGAGATCTTCGCCAAGAAGGAGCTGCAgaaagaggtggtggtgccgaaggCGAAAGGCGAGATCCTGGGCGTGGTGATCGTCGAGTCCGGCTGGGGCTCGATGCTGCCGACGGTGGTGATCGCTAACCTCGCGTCGACCGGGGCGGCTGCCCGCTGCGGCCAGCTTAATATCGGCGATCAGATCATTGCGATCAACGGGCTGAGCCTTGTCGGGTTGCCGCTTTCTACTTGTCAGACCTACAttaaaaacacgaaaaaccaAACGGCCGTCAAGTTCACCGTCGTCCCGTGcgcaccggtggtggaagTAAAGATTAAGCGGCCCAATACTAAGTACCAGCTAGGCTTTAGTGTGCAGAATGGAGTG ATTTGCAGCCTGCTCCGGGGTGGTATCGCTGAACGGGGTGGTGTCCGGGTCGGTCATCGAATAATCGAAATCAATAACCAAAGTGTCGTCGCTGTGCCGCATGAGAAGATTGTAAACTTGCTCGCCACCTCCGTCGGTGAA ATTCTGATGAAGACCATGCCCACGTCAATGTTTCGTCTGCTAACCGGTCAAGAAAATCCAATCTACATCTAG